The window CCTTGTCGACGCCGCGGTCCACCTGTTTCACTTCACACCGCGCAGCCTTCACTTCGTCGTCCAGCTCTGGCTACACCTCCGCGGCGTCCAGCGTCACCGGCGACTATGGCTACGGCTATGATGACAGCGACGGCTATAGTGAAGgctacggcgacgaggaggagagcagcagcagtagcagccggAGCTCCGGCGTCTCGTCCGTGCTCTCGTCTTTCTTCCCCAGTGACGAGCCCGCCTCCAGCGACAGTGGGCACGCCACCAGCCACGTGCTCGTTGCGGTCGGGTGCAGGGCGTGTTTCATGTACTTCATGGTGCCCAAGAGCGTCGGCCTATGCCCCAAGTGCGGCAGCTCCGGCCTCCTCCACCTCGGAGCCTCTTACGCCTGAGCTGCCAGCCTGTTCCCCCGTGAGTCACTACTTGCGAGGCGTGGTGCAATTTCATGGACTACCGAAGAGAGAGTTTTGTGCGAGGAGGTCCCCAAATCGTTGACACTGATTCCTGGTTCCTGTGCTTGTGTGCCAATGTCCTCTTGGGACTCGACGACAGAGACTAACCTTCCGTCCTTCCATTTCAAGAGTGAACATTTATGCTCCAATTAATTACCGTTGTTGGGTTAGCATtttattatttttataaaatattgaAAGGGAGCAAACAACTATGACATGCACACAAAGTCTGTAATTTTTTAACATAGTAAAAAGTACAAACACAACATAGTAAAAAGTACAAACACaacattttattatttttttaacaaCTATGACATGCACACTATCAAATAGGTTCTAGTTGGTGCAGTCCTTACTTGGCAATTTGGCTATATTATCATATTTATTTCCAGATTTTTTGGTGATTCAGAGCTTTTAGACATCATACAACATTATGAAGTTCGCGTTGAATGAAGGGAGATTGtggcgacccgacccaaatggatcaaagtctttgtgcttaagtgctATTCCATgaatcgacttgctagcacacacaatacttgataaataacagagttcaatcacacactttattacatcaaAAATCCTC is drawn from Triticum dicoccoides isolate Atlit2015 ecotype Zavitan chromosome 6B, WEW_v2.0, whole genome shotgun sequence and contains these coding sequences:
- the LOC119325550 gene encoding uncharacterized protein DDB_G0271670-like, with the protein product MATAPNMEMIASSLRSCSLNGGGRRPGRRHRHGHARGAEGSNDSEGVTVELNSDVALPYHWQQCLDIRTGQVYYINWEDGTRTTIDPRTPSFCSALSTPRSTCFTSHRAAFTSSSSSGYTSAASSVTGDYGYGYDDSDGYSEGYGDEEESSSSSSRSSGVSSVLSSFFPSDEPASSDSGHATSHVLVAVGCRACFMYFMVPKSVGLCPKCGSSGLLHLGASYA